One region of Lampris incognitus isolate fLamInc1 chromosome 12, fLamInc1.hap2, whole genome shotgun sequence genomic DNA includes:
- the ankra2 gene encoding ankyrin repeat family A protein 2, translated as MDTMTTSEKTGQRPLASEEMEGIHVMPDMGAIKTEQSVGASPDDAGTQNMAMGIKFILPNRFDMNVCSRFVKSLNEEDSKNIQDQVNSDLEVASVLFKAECNIQTSPSPGIQVRHVYTPSTTKHFSPIKQSTTLTNKHRGNEVSSTPLLVHSLSIHQLAAQGEMVFLASRIEQETVINLQDEEGFTPLMWAAAHGQIAVVEFLLQNGADPNLLAKGRESALSLACSKGYTDIVKMLIDCGVDVNEYDWNGGAPLLYAVHGNHVRCVEILLESGADPTIESDSGFNAMDMAVAMGHRNVQQVMEAHLLKLLMGIRE; from the exons ATGGACACAATGACGACGTCAGAGAAGACGGGACAACGTCCGCTGGCCTCTGAGGAAATGGAGGGGATCCATGTGATGCCGGACATGGGCGCCATCAAAACTGAACAGTCGGTGGGCGCAAGCCCGGACGATGCAGGCACACAGAACATGGCTATGGGGATAAAGTTCATCCTGCCCAACCGCTTTGACATGAATGTGTGCTCGAGATTTGTCAAGTCACTCAACGAGGAGGACAGCAAGAACATCCAGGACCAGGTCAACTCGGATTTAGAAGTGGCTTCTGTTTTATTTAAAG CGGAGTGCAATATTCAGACCTCACCTTCACCGGGTATACAGGTGCGCCATGTATACACCCCATCAACTACAAAACACTTCTCTCCCATCAAACAGTCCACCACCCTCACGAATAAGCATCGCGGTAATGAGGTTTCTTCTACACCTCTTCTAGTGCACT cacTCTCTATTCATCAGCTGGCAGCCCAGGGAGAAATGGTGTTTCTGGCCAGCAGAATTGAACAAG AGACTGTGATCAATCTTCAGGATGAGGAAGGCTTCACTCCACTAATGTGGGCAGCTGCACATGGACAAATAGCTGTAGTGGAGTTCCTACTTCAGAAC GGTGCTGACCCCAACCTTTTGGCGAAAGGGAGGGAAAGTGCCCTGTCCTTGGCCTGCAGTAAAGGATACACTGACATTGTCAAAATGCTCATTGACTGTGGTGTCGATGTCAACGAATATGACTGG AATGGAGGTGCACCTCTGCTGTATGCTGTACATGGTAATCATGTACGCTGTGTGGAAATCCTTTTAG AAAGTGGTGCTGACCCCACCATTGAATCTGATTCTGGATTCAATGCAATGGACATGGCTGTGGCTATGGGCCACAGGaatg TTCAACAGGTGATGGAGGCACATTTACTGAAGCTGCTAATGGGGATCCGAGAGTGA
- the btf3 gene encoding transcription factor BTF3 → MKEVMNQEKLAKLQAQVRIGGKGSARRKKKVVHRTATADDKKLQFSLKKLGVNNISGIEEVNMFTNQGTVIHFNNPKVQASLAANTFTITGHAETKQMTEMLPGILNQLGADSLTSLRRLAEALPKQAIDGKAPIAIVEEEDEVPDLVENFDEASKDEAN, encoded by the exons atgaaaGAAGTAATGAATCAAGAAAAACTTGCCAAGCTTCAGGCACAAGTGCGCATTGGCGGAAAG GGTAGTGCCCGCAGAAAGAAGAAGGTTGTGCACAGAACAGCGACTGCAGATGACAAGAAACTTCAGTTCTCCCTTAAGAAACTTGGAGTCAATAATATTTCTGGTATTGAAGAG GTTAACATGTTCACAAATCAGGGGACGGTTATACATTTCAACAATCCCAAAGTGCAGGCCTCGCTTGCAGCCAACACCTTCACCATCACAGGGCACGCGGAGACCAAGCAGATGACCGAGATGCTGCCCGGCATCCTGAATCAGCTGGGCGCCGACAGCCTGACAAGCCTTAGGAGACTGGCAGAGGCGTTGCCCAAACAGG CTATTGATGGAAAAGCACCAATTGCCATAGTAGAGGAGGAAGATGAAGTTCCAG ATCTGGTAGAGAATTTTGACGAGGCATCCAAGGACGAGGCAAACTGA